One Ensifer adhaerens genomic window, ATATCTTTGTCCTTAAATCGAACTCGATTTGAGGACAAAGATATGCGGTAAATCAAAGTGCTACAGCGACCTTTCGCGTCTAGTAAGACGCGCGGCGCTGTAGGGTGTGGCCAAGCCTCAACTCGCCCGCGCTTCCAACCAGTCGTGCCAGTCGTCTTCGCTGCCATGGAAGACGTTGAGGTCGATCTTGCCATCGACGCCTTGCGACAGGCCCGAGCCCGAATACTGCCAGAACAGCCACTTGCGGTTCGGGTAGACGATGGACGGGTGCTGGGCGACTGCGCGCAGCCAGAACGGATACTGCTTGAACGCGCCTTGCAGGTTGTCTGCGTAAAAGTCCGGGGCGGTGTAGATGATCGGGCGCTGGCCGTAATGCGCCTCGAGCTTGTCCATGAAGACCTGCATCTTCTCGCGCACGCGTTCGGGCGACAGGCGCCGCTTGCAGCTGGATTCGCCGTTGTATTCGACGTCGATGACAGGCGGCAGCGCGCCGGGCTCGCGCGGAACGTTGCGGATGAACCAGTCGGCCTGCTCGCCGGCGGTGCGGCACCAGTAGAAGAAGTGATAGGCACCGCGGCGCATCCCGGCCGCCTTGGCGGCGCGCCAGTTCTTCTTGAACATCGGGTCGAGGTGGTCGCCGCCGTCCGTCGCCTTGATGAATGCGAAGTTGGCCCCTTGAGTGCGCAGCTTCGCCCAGTCGATCTCGCCCTGCCAGCGTGAGACATCGACGCCGTGAACGGCCATCTTGCGTGGATTTTTGGCGCGGCCGAAGTTGATCGGCTTGGCGTCGCGGAAACGGTGACCGTAGATCCGCGAACGCCCCTGCGGCATCGCCTGAGTCACCGGATTGTCCGGCGCGACGAAGGCGACCGGGCGCGCGCCCGGAACGGGCGTGGCGAGCGTCGTCGTTGTCGTCGTGGTATTGGCCGCGGGGGCGAAGGCTTCCGGTTCCGGAACCGGTCCGGCCCAGGCGAGCATTTCCTGCGGCGGTGCGGATTGGACGTTCTGCGACGGCGTTGCCTGCGCGACCTTTGCGCCGACATTGGCGGCGGGTACCGGCGCGGCCGAAAGCACGACGGAACTGGTCGTTTCGCGCGAGGGCCGCGGTGCGATCGTGTCCAGGCTCGAACTGGAAGAGCAGCCAGAAACAAGGCCGGCAAAGATGATTGCGGTCGCAGCTGAAAGACGCATGGGCACCCGTACGCAAAACAAGGTCGACGGCAGTCGCCGGCCGACAGGTGTGAAATAGCTAACGGAAGCTTACCCAAAAAGTTTGAATCCAATCTTACCAAGCCGACCCAACTTCATGCACTGGAGGTTGCAATCAGGGGGCAGATTGACGCAGGCACGGGCACGCTTTCAACCAGAGCTATATTCGGCGCCGAGGCTCGTTCGTTGCCGCTGGCTGGTCCGAAATTCGAGATTGCGACCAATGGTCTCGTCAAGCGCACCGGAGGCGTCGGTGATCATCGTTGGCGCAAAATGCGAGCGGAAGTCTTCGGCGACCTGGAAGGCCGGCGTGTAGAGCGGTCCGAGTGGCTGGGTGGTCGTGACGTAGGTGAGATTGTCGTCGCTGCCCGAACGCGTCGGAAGACCGTGGCGATGCATGACCGAGGGAAGCGCGAGGCGCAGGCTGTTGGCCAGCAGATGGACCATCTGCCGGCCCGAAAGCGAGCGGCGGTAGTTGCGGTAGAAGCCCAGGCAATGGCGCAGGATGCGAGTGCGGTTGCCGTCGAGACGCGAGAGCTTGCGCGCAAACAAGGCGACATCGTCAAGGTTGTCGAGCGGACGGGTCATGAGCGTGAAGCCATCCATGTCGCGCAGTTTGGCGGAAGGAAGGAACCGGCCCTCGGCGGCGCATTCGTCAAACAGGGGGGTGCCCAAAAGCGGGATCGTCAGGCTCAGAAAGGCTGGCAGCGGCATTCTGCTCTCGCCGGTAATGAAAGCGAGTTCGTCCTGCATCGCCTGCATTGTCTGCGACGACGGATCGAACATTAGCCCGTACTGGAAGGCGACGCCGGCTTCGAGGCAGGTCTGAATGGCTTCCAATTGAGGCACCACGAGGTTCTGTTTCTTCTGGTAGCGCTTCAACTGCGCTTCGTTCAGCGTCTCGACACCACTGAAGAGGCCGAGACAGCCGGCCGCGCGCACCGCTTCGAGATTGTCGGGATCGCGAAAAAAATCTCCGGTGACGAGCGCAATCCACCCCTGAAACAGCCCCTCTTTCCAAAGCGAGCGGATCAGCTCGAGCTTGGCGTAAAAGGCATCCCTGCTGTTGCCGTAGAAGTTGTTGTCGATGAACAGCACGTATTTCCTGGCCGGGACATTGCGCAATTGCGCTTCAATATAGCCAAGGTCATAGCTGAGATAGCGCCGGCTTTCGGCCGTGAGCGCACAGAAGCTGCATTTGAAGTTGCAGTAGCGGCTCGTCTCGACATAGCTGACCGGGCCACCCCAGCCGGCGAGGTCGAAGCGCGGCAGGATCGTCTCGGAGACGGCCCATTCGCCAAAGACCTCCTTGATGACCGCCTGCATCTCCTCGACGTCGCCGTCGCAGGCGTAGTCGAAGGTTTCGGCGCTCGAAACTGGCAGGTTACGGACGACCGGCCCGCCGGCGACGATGACGCAGCCAGGCGATTTCGTGCGGGCATAGGCGGTCAGGTGGCGCATCCGGTCGAAGGCGGCGGTGACGCCGGTCAGCACCAGCATGTCGAGTTCCGCGAAGGCCGCCTCGTCGACGAGCGGCCCGTCGTGAAATTCGCTGTAGGCGCGGAGGCTTACCCGATCGCGCGCAAAGGCGCCTGCCAGGAACAGGTGGCCGGTACCCTGCGGGATGAAATCGGGACGACCTTCCGGATTTCTGGTTTCGTCGAAATGGGCAAGCACGATCAGGACGCGAGGCACTCGAAGCTGATTCATGCATGACCTCCCTCGAACGCAACAATCGGGACATGGGTCGAAAACTCGGCCGGATCGAGCTGGAGGACCTCGCTCCAGGTGTTTTGGCGAACAGCGAACATCGTTTCCAGTGCCTGCCACGCCGCGGCATCTTTCGGCCCTGCCGGGTGGTGCAGCGAGGCAAGCGCCACGGCCGGCATCTCCAATTGTATCGCCTCGGCGAAGGCGTATCGCGCCACCCGCTCGGCGCGTCGCTGCTGGCCGTGATGCAGGAGAAGGGTCGCTTCGCCGAGCGCTGCAGCCGGGCGACCGATCGGGTAGACGCGCGCGAACCGCTCGAGCTTTCGCAGGACGAGCTGTGCAGCTGCCGGGTCCCCGCCCTCCGTGCTGCTCGCGACGTCAAACAGCCGGGCAAGTGCCGGAAGCGTCCGTGTCTTCATCGCCGGGTTGAGCGTATGGCACCAGGCGAGTGCGCGCTCGAACCAGGCTTTTGCTTCGCGCGTGTCGCCCTGCCGTTGAGCGGCTTCCGCCAGAAGCGATGCGCCCTCGATACAGTGCACGAGTTCCAGTCCGTCGGCCTTTACTGTGATGATCTGCCTGAGTTCATCGAGGTCGGCTTCGATGGCGGCCCATCGGCCCAGCGCCGCATGGCCCCTGAGCCGGCCGAGCAGGCCGCAGCCAAGAACCTGGGTGTCGCCGCGCCTGCGGCCCTCTTCGCAGATCCGCTGAACCAGGATCTCCCAGGGGGCGATGCCCTCGAAAGCGGAGGTCAGCAGCCAGGGACCGGAAATCGTCTCGAGGCCGACTGCCACTTCGCACCAACGCCTTAAGTCGCCGACGGTCGAGGCATTGTTGAGGCCGGCCTCGAACGCCTGCTTGCCCTCACGCCAATGGCCGATGCCGATTTGGTACATGCCCGACAGAAGGTCGACGCGCACGCGCGTTCCCAGCTGATCCACACGCTCCGAAAGCGCGGCCGCCAGCCGGCTGTAGTGCTCGGCCTGTTTGTGAAGTGGGATCACGCCACATATGGCGCCGAGGCTCGCGTAGTTGGTGGCGGTCGTCGGCGAAACATATTTGTTTCTTTCGGCAAGGTTCGTCGCCCGAAGCGTCGCATGGATCAACCGCAGCTTCTCGCTGGTGAAGTAGTAGATCCGCGTCAGGTCCTCATG contains:
- a CDS encoding glycoside hydrolase family 25 protein; translation: MRLSAATAIIFAGLVSGCSSSSSLDTIAPRPSRETTSSVVLSAAPVPAANVGAKVAQATPSQNVQSAPPQEMLAWAGPVPEPEAFAPAANTTTTTTTLATPVPGARPVAFVAPDNPVTQAMPQGRSRIYGHRFRDAKPINFGRAKNPRKMAVHGVDVSRWQGEIDWAKLRTQGANFAFIKATDGGDHLDPMFKKNWRAAKAAGMRRGAYHFFYWCRTAGEQADWFIRNVPREPGALPPVIDVEYNGESSCKRRLSPERVREKMQVFMDKLEAHYGQRPIIYTAPDFYADNLQGAFKQYPFWLRAVAQHPSIVYPNRKWLFWQYSGSGLSQGVDGKIDLNVFHGSEDDWHDWLEARAS
- a CDS encoding B12-binding domain-containing radical SAM protein — its product is MNQLRVPRVLIVLAHFDETRNPEGRPDFIPQGTGHLFLAGAFARDRVSLRAYSEFHDGPLVDEAAFAELDMLVLTGVTAAFDRMRHLTAYARTKSPGCVIVAGGPVVRNLPVSSAETFDYACDGDVEEMQAVIKEVFGEWAVSETILPRFDLAGWGGPVSYVETSRYCNFKCSFCALTAESRRYLSYDLGYIEAQLRNVPARKYVLFIDNNFYGNSRDAFYAKLELIRSLWKEGLFQGWIALVTGDFFRDPDNLEAVRAAGCLGLFSGVETLNEAQLKRYQKKQNLVVPQLEAIQTCLEAGVAFQYGLMFDPSSQTMQAMQDELAFITGESRMPLPAFLSLTIPLLGTPLFDECAAEGRFLPSAKLRDMDGFTLMTRPLDNLDDVALFARKLSRLDGNRTRILRHCLGFYRNYRRSLSGRQMVHLLANSLRLALPSVMHRHGLPTRSGSDDNLTYVTTTQPLGPLYTPAFQVAEDFRSHFAPTMITDASGALDETIGRNLEFRTSQRQRTSLGAEYSSG